In the Pontibacillus sp. HMF3514 genome, GCGCCAATGCATGGATTTCTACTCACTACATAAACTAGGTGCATCAACATGAAGGAGTGAGTAGAAATGCCACATCATAAAAATAAACAACAGGCATTCCAAGCTGCTCAACAAGGGTATGAGCAAGCTGAAAAAGCTAATAAACAACGTATTGAAGCCATTAATCGAGCGGACTATGGAAAAGAATTAGGTCACCTGACACAAGAGGTCAATGAAGCCTATCAACAAATCGATAAAGCACTAAGTGTTGCAAGTGAACACCAGGAAAAGCAGCTAAAGCAATACCAAGAAAAATTAAATCAAATTATGTCTGAGCTTGAAGAATAATTAAAAGAGTCCTTCCTCACAAAAAAATGGGAAGGACTTTTTTATTATTGATTTTTTTTGCGTTTCTTATTATTTTGTCGTTCTTCAGCTGTTAAAGGGATCTGAGGAGTTTCTTCGTTGTATCCGGCACCTTGCCCTTGACCTTTCGCTGCATTCATACCAGGTCTAATGTGGTTTGCTTTACGTTTGTTACCCATGATGATCACCTCCATATTTTCGTAGGATCACCTACGTATTTCACTCTTATTATGAGAAAATTGACACGAAATAATTTACTTATAAATCGTTTTCA is a window encoding:
- the sspO gene encoding small acid-soluble spore protein O — its product is MGNKRKANHIRPGMNAAKGQGQGAGYNEETPQIPLTAEERQNNKKRKKNQ